A genomic segment from Plasmodium sp. gorilla clade G2 genome assembly, chromosome: 3 encodes:
- a CDS encoding CPW-WPC family protein: MKFSIFSVVICFVILAYSASLNSQKEKKKKSDIHIESNKIDKNIKKFDYGTLKKKFHLNDKDDNIKDVKKYNEIEENEKNKKPEGISLSLKKTNSLEETLQQINNEYNKCIDMIEKEIQDNVDNKESLKVKSELEKLCVIKKEKDEKEEYEKYKQMKEKSMQMNMDIEKEERKKINDEIKSQLGISSKIEVSNEVLNESLSEIKNCIRNYREKCPLNWKINEDNKEYCMAPESYKGPCEKKLITNLDISEKIKIEKKCYIFWPCENNCIQDFEISICPLEWTMKNEEYCISPENYVGNCLNKINFINMTNKEKAIYSNLCDVRWPCKKKCEHDYSVLCPYEWIEGHDGYCFPTRNYKGNCKNKIYLKHLDKIMKQTYEQKCQFSYPCINSCEKNYDDLCPNLWISINGNECAPSEYYNGSCKENYIFKKKNVEEKKMFEKICEVSYPCFKKCKRNYSYSCPIGWKETLSFCLAPNSYKFNCKKLIKNDMNEKEKKEISKKCHIFWPCENYEILLKKLIYNNMTEKDYLSIVNGPVDNTTGKVIYI, from the coding sequence ATGAAATTTAGTATTTTTTCTGTTGTAATttgttttgttattttaGCTTATTCAGCTAGCTTAAATAGccaaaaggaaaaaaagaaaaaaagcgATATACATATCGAAAGCaataaaattgataaaaatataaaaaaattcgaCTATGGTAcattgaagaaaaaatttcACTTAAACGATaaggatgataatataaaggatgttaagaaatataacgaaatagaagaaaatgaaaaaaataagaaaccTGAAGGAATATCATTAAGCttgaaaaaaacaaattctCTTGAAGAAACATtacaacaaataaataatgaatataataaatgtattgATATGATTGAAAAAGAGATTCAGGATAATGTAGATAACAAAGAAAGTTTAAAAGTAAAAAGCGAATTAGAAAAATTATgcgtaataaaaaaagaaaaagatgaaaaagaagaatatgaGAAATATAAACAGATGAAAGAAAAATCTATGCAAATGAATATGGATattgaaaaagaagaaagaaaaaaaataaatgatgaaataaaatctCAATTAGGTATATCTAGTAAAATAGAAGTATCAAATGAAGTTTTAAATGAATCATTGtctgaaataaaaaattgcaTAAGAAATTATAGAGAAAAATGTCCGCTTAACTGgaaaataaatgaagataataaagaatattgtATGGCACCTGAATCATATAAAGGACcatgtgaaaaaaaattaataactaATTTAGATATAAGTgagaaaattaaaatagaaaaaaaatgttatatattttggcCATGTGAAAATAATTGTATACAAGATTTCGAAATATCTATATGTCCTTTAGAATGGACAatgaaaaatgaagaatattGTATATCCCCTGAAAATTATGTAGGGAATTGTttgaataaaattaatttcataaatatgacaaataaagaaaaagctATTTATTCTAATTTATGTGATGTGAGATGGccatgtaaaaaaaaatgtgaacATGATTATTCTGTTCTTTGTCCATATGAATGGATTGAAGGACATGATGGATATTGTTTTCCTACACGTAATTATAAAGgaaattgtaaaaataaaatatatttaaaacatttaGATAAAATAATGAAGCAGACATATGAACAGAAATGTCAATTCAGTTATCCTTGTATTAATTCttgtgaaaaaaattatgatgattTATGTCCTAACTTATGGATATCAATAAATGGAAATGAATGTGCTCCATCtgaatattataatggaAGTtgtaaagaaaattatatttttaaaaaaaaaaatgttgaagaaaagaaaatgtttGAAAAGATATGTGAAGTATCTTATCCATGTttcaaaaaatgtaaaagaaattattcaTACAGTTGTCCTATTGGATGGAAAGAAACTTTATCTTTTTGCTTAGCGCctaattcatataaattcaattgcaagaaattaataaaaaatgatatgaacgaaaaggaaaaaaaagaaatcagTAAAAAGTGTCACATTTTTTGGCCTTGtgaaaattatgaaatacttttaaaaaaattaatttataataatatgacaGAGAAAGATTATTTATCGATAGTTAATGGGCCTGTTGATAATACAACAGGTAaagtcatatatatttaa
- a CDS encoding T-complex protein 1 subunit epsilon gives MNIAIDEYGQPFVILREEEKKRIKGIEAHKSNILAAKVVADILKSSIGPRGMDKIIVSEDNNVTVTNDGATILEKIDVQHECAKLLVELSKSQDNEIGDGTTGVVIIAGVLLEEAYALIDKGIHPLRIADGFENACNIALKVIEEIALTVDIEENDHKILKKLAKTSLSSKIVSSKKDLLSNIVVDAVLSVADMKRKDVRFDLIKIEGKTGGLLEESTLIKGIVLNKELSHSQMIKEVRNAKIAILTCPFEPPKPKIKHKLNITNVEAYRDLQAIEKKYFYDMVDSLKKAGANFVICQWGFDDEANYLLLKENIPAIRWVGGVEMELIAIATGGKIIPRFEDIDESKLGKADLIREISHGTVNNPMVYIEGCSNTKAITILLRGGNQMMIEECERSVHDALCSVRNLIRDNRILPGGGSSEIYAALEIEKVADKCKGIEQYAIRAFGNALLSIPINLCNNMGLNSIDIISEIKTKIIQDKTKNLGIDCLNYKVDDMIERGIFETFNSKYNQFSLATQVVKMILKIDDVIAPNDFN, from the coding sequence ATGAATATTGCTATCGATGAGTATGGTCAACCCTTTGTTATATTAAGggaagaagaaaagaaacgAATTAAAGGAATTGAGGCCCATAAGAGTAACATATTAGCAGCTAAGGTAGTAGCTGATATATTGAAAAGTTCTATAGGGCCAAGAGGTATGgataaaataatagtaaGTGAAGATAATAATGTAACTGTTACAAATGACGGAGCAACTATACTAGAGAAAATCGATGTACAACATGAATGTGCAAAATTATTAGTGGAATTATCAAAAAGTCAAGATAATGAAATTGGAGATGGTACTACAGGAGTAGTTATTATAGCAGGTGTATTATTAGAAGAAGCTTATGCATTAATTGATAAAGGAATACATCCTTTAAGAATAGCTGATGGATTTGAGAATGCTTGTAATATTGCATTAAAAGTTATAGAAGAGATTGCTTTAACAGTAGAtattgaagaaaatgatcataaaatattaaagaaactAGCTAAAACTTCTTTAAGTTCAAAAATAGTATCAAGTAAAAAAGatttattatcaaatattGTTGTAGATGCTGTTTTATCAGTAGCAgatatgaaaagaaaagatgTTCGTTTTGATTTAATAAAGATAGAAGGTAAAACTGGAGGATTATTAGAAGAATCAACTTTAATAAAAGGGATtgttttaaataaagaattatctCATTCTCAAATGATTAAAGAAGTTCGTAATGCAAAAATTGCTATTTTAACATGTCCATTTGAACCACCTAAaccaaaaataaaacataaattaaatataaccAATGTAGAAGCATATAGAGATTTACAAGCtatagaaaagaaatatttctATGATATGGTAGATTCTCTTAAAAAAGCAGGAGCAAATTTTGTTATATGCCAATGGGGTTTTGACGATGAAgctaattatttattattaaaagaaaatatccCAGCTATCAGATGGGTTGGAGGTGTTGAAATGGAATTAATAGCTATTGCTACAGGTGGAAAAATTATACCAAGATTTGAAGATATTGATGAATCTAAATTAGGTAAAGCAGATTTAATTCGAGAAATTAGTCATGGAACTGTAAATAATCCTATGGTATATATTGAAGGTTGTTCTAATACTAAAGCAATAACTATTTTATTAAGAGGAGGTAATCAAATGATGATTGAAGAATGTGAAAGAAGTGTTCATGATGCTCTTTGTTCTGTTCGTAATTTAATTAGAGATAACCGTATTTTACCAGGTGGAGGTTCTAGCGAAATATATGCTGCTCTAGAAATAGAAAAAGTTGCTGATAAATGTAAAGGTATAGAACAATATGCTATCAGAGCATTTGGTAATGCATTATTATCTATACCTATTAacttatgtaataatatggGTCTAAATAgtattgatattatttcaGAAATTAAAACCAAAATTATTCAagacaaaacaaaaaatctAGGTATCGATTGTCTAAATTATAAAGTAGATGATATGATTGAAAGAGGAATATTTGAAACCTTTAATTCTAAATATAACCAATTTTCTTTGGCTACACAAGTTGttaaaatgatattaaaaattgaCGATGTTATAGCTCCAAACGACttcaattaa